In the Bacteroidales bacterium genome, one interval contains:
- a CDS encoding DUF58 domain-containing protein, giving the protein MANTETKELLKKVRKIEIKTRGLSKQIFAGEYHSAFKGRGMTFSEVREYQYGDDVRNIDWNVTARYDKAYIKTFEEERELTVMLLIDTSGSQYFGTDRMFKKDLITELSAVLSFSAIQNNDKVGVIFFSDRIEKFIPPKKGKSHILRIIRELLDCKPKGKGTDISEALRYFTNTVKKRSTAFIISDFFDADFKKALRIASHKHDISALHIYDEKEYKLPNVGLLKIKDAETEKEYWIDTASKSFRKKYETDRNKNYHEIKEIFDKTGVRSQKIKTGEDYIKPLLKLFKKK; this is encoded by the coding sequence ATGGCAAACACCGAAACAAAAGAGCTGTTAAAAAAAGTACGAAAAATTGAGATAAAAACCAGAGGTTTATCCAAACAAATTTTTGCAGGCGAATACCACAGTGCATTCAAAGGCAGAGGAATGACATTCAGCGAAGTACGTGAATATCAATATGGTGACGATGTTCGAAATATTGACTGGAATGTAACGGCAAGATACGACAAAGCATATATAAAAACCTTTGAAGAAGAACGAGAACTTACGGTTATGTTACTCATAGATACCAGCGGTTCACAATATTTCGGTACAGACCGAATGTTCAAAAAAGACCTTATCACAGAACTTTCCGCAGTACTTTCCTTTTCTGCAATTCAAAATAATGATAAAGTAGGCGTTATTTTTTTCAGCGACAGAATAGAAAAATTTATTCCTCCTAAAAAAGGAAAATCTCATATATTAAGAATAATAAGAGAATTGCTTGATTGTAAACCAAAAGGTAAAGGAACAGATATATCAGAAGCTTTAAGATATTTTACAAATACAGTTAAAAAAAGAAGTACGGCATTTATTATTTCAGATTTTTTTGATGCCGATTTCAAAAAAGCATTAAGAATTGCAAGCCATAAACATGATATCTCGGCACTTCACATTTATGATGAAAAAGAATATAAACTTCCGAATGTCGGATTATTAAAAATTAAAGATGCCGAAACCGAAAAAGAATACTGGATTGATACAGCAAGTAAATCATTCAGAAAAAAATATGAAACCGACAGAAATAAAAATTACCATGAAATAAAAGAAATATTTGATAAAACCGGCGTTCGAAGTCAAAAAATAAAAACCGGAGAAGATTATATAAAACCTTTACTGAAACTATTTAAAAAGAAATGA
- the ung gene encoding uracil-DNA glycosylase, protein MNIKIHQSWKELLQDEFEKEYFINLVNFVKQEYKTHNIYPPGKEIFNAFDLCPVENVKVVIIGQDPYHGKGQAHGLCFSVKDGVKTPPSLKNIYKELYDDLGKEIPETGNISHWAEQGVLMLNATLTVRAGNAGSHQNKGWEIFTDAVIKKISKEKENLVFLLWGAYAQKKGQVIDTDKHYILKSPHPSPFSAHTGFLGNKHFSKTNAFLKSKGIYEINW, encoded by the coding sequence ATGAACATAAAAATACACCAATCTTGGAAAGAACTTTTACAAGATGAATTTGAAAAAGAATACTTCATTAATCTCGTCAATTTTGTAAAACAAGAATATAAAACACACAACATATATCCGCCCGGAAAAGAAATTTTCAATGCTTTTGATTTGTGTCCTGTTGAAAATGTAAAGGTTGTTATAATCGGACAAGATCCGTATCACGGAAAAGGACAAGCACACGGTTTATGTTTTTCGGTAAAAGACGGAGTAAAAACACCGCCGTCATTAAAAAATATTTATAAAGAACTATATGACGATTTAGGCAAAGAAATCCCCGAAACAGGCAATATATCTCATTGGGCGGAGCAAGGTGTTTTGATGCTTAATGCAACTTTAACCGTGAGAGCAGGAAATGCAGGTTCACACCAAAACAAAGGTTGGGAAATATTTACCGATGCGGTAATTAAAAAAATATCAAAAGAAAAAGAAAACCTTGTATTTTTACTTTGGGGAGCATACGCACAAAAAAAAGGACAAGTAATTGATACAGATAAACATTATATCCTGAAATCGCCTCACCCTTCACCTTTTTCTGCACATACCGGTTTTCTCGGAAATAAACATTTCAGTAAAACAAATGCGTTTTTAAAATCTAAAGGAATTTATGAAATCAATTGGTAA
- a CDS encoding nitronate monooxygenase — MNRICNLFNIQHPIIQGGMIWCSGWELVSAVSNAGGLGLIGAGSMYPDVLREHIQKTKKATNKPFGVNVPLLYPQTEEIMQIIIDEGVKIVFTSAGNPKTWTKHLQDYGIKVAHVVANSKFAQKADEAGVDAIVAEGFEAGGHNGREETTTLVLIPSIRSVTAKPIIAAGGIGTGRTMLAAMVLGADAVQIGSRFVASKEASAHINFKNEIVKAAEGYTGLYFKKLVPVRLIKNQFALDVEKAENEGANREQLSELLGRGRAKLGMFEGDTENGELEIGQISAIIKEIKPVKNIISDIILEYKTVKQQINHARFDF; from the coding sequence ATGAACAGAATTTGCAATTTATTTAACATACAACACCCTATTATTCAAGGTGGTATGATTTGGTGTTCCGGCTGGGAGTTAGTGTCTGCCGTAAGCAATGCCGGTGGTCTCGGCTTAATCGGAGCAGGGTCTATGTATCCGGATGTTCTCAGAGAACACATTCAAAAAACAAAAAAAGCAACAAATAAACCCTTCGGTGTAAATGTACCTTTACTTTACCCGCAAACAGAAGAAATAATGCAGATTATTATCGATGAAGGTGTTAAAATTGTATTTACTTCTGCCGGAAATCCAAAAACTTGGACAAAACATTTGCAAGACTACGGAATAAAAGTAGCCCATGTTGTTGCTAATTCAAAATTTGCACAAAAAGCAGATGAAGCAGGTGTTGATGCAATTGTAGCAGAAGGTTTTGAAGCAGGCGGGCACAACGGACGTGAAGAAACAACAACTTTAGTTCTCATTCCTTCGATTCGTTCCGTAACCGCAAAACCGATAATTGCTGCCGGAGGTATCGGAACAGGAAGAACAATGCTTGCAGCAATGGTGCTGGGTGCAGATGCAGTTCAAATAGGAAGTCGTTTTGTTGCTTCAAAAGAAGCCTCGGCACATATTAACTTTAAAAACGAAATAGTAAAAGCTGCCGAAGGCTATACCGGGCTGTATTTTAAAAAGTTAGTTCCCGTAAGATTAATCAAAAATCAATTTGCTCTTGATGTTGAAAAAGCCGAAAATGAAGGAGCAAACAGAGAACAACTTTCAGAACTTCTCGGCAGAGGAAGAGCAAAACTCGGAATGTTTGAAGGTGATACAGAAAACGGAGAATTAGAAATCGGTCAAATATCTGCAATCATCAAAGAAATAAAGCCTGTAAAAAATATAATCAGCGATATTATTTTAGAATACAAAACCGTAAAACAACAAATTAATCACGCAAGATTTGATTTTTAA
- a CDS encoding insulinase family protein, with product MIKFEKITLDNGLRVIFHQDKNTPIAAVNVLYDVGAKDEHLDKTGFAHLFEHLMFGGSANIPDYDKPLQEAGGSSNAFTNNDITNYYETLPKDNIETAFWLESDRMLSLAFTEKSLEVQKKVVIEEFKQNYLNRPYGDMWLLMRTMAYKIHPYAWATIGKEISHIENANIQDVKDFFYKHYAPNNAIMCITGNFEKNYIFDSVNKWFGDIEKRNIKKRSLPVEPVQTKARFSEVEKDVPVNAFFKTYHMCERRNKEYFATDLLSDILSNGDSSRLYQKLVKEKKVFSNIDAYISGNIEKGLFVFNGKLNNGVSFETAENQLNIEIEKIKKEKVSERELQKIKNKLESKLIFGETDTLQKTMNLAYYELIGKAEDYNTEINKYQNINKSDISEIAQKILIPENSNTIYYKAKKQQKT from the coding sequence ATGATAAAATTTGAGAAAATTACATTAGATAACGGATTAAGAGTCATTTTTCATCAAGATAAAAACACACCGATTGCTGCAGTAAATGTGTTGTATGATGTAGGTGCAAAAGATGAACATCTCGACAAAACCGGCTTTGCACATTTGTTTGAACATTTAATGTTCGGCGGCTCTGCAAATATCCCGGATTACGATAAACCTTTGCAAGAAGCAGGAGGCAGCAGTAATGCTTTCACAAACAACGACATTACTAATTATTATGAAACTCTGCCGAAAGATAATATAGAAACTGCATTTTGGTTAGAATCCGACAGAATGTTAAGTCTTGCATTCACAGAAAAAAGCCTTGAAGTTCAGAAAAAAGTTGTAATTGAAGAATTTAAGCAAAACTATTTAAATCGACCGTACGGAGATATGTGGTTACTAATGAGAACTATGGCATACAAAATACATCCGTATGCTTGGGCAACAATAGGAAAAGAAATATCTCACATTGAAAATGCAAATATTCAAGATGTTAAAGACTTTTTTTATAAACATTACGCACCTAATAATGCAATAATGTGTATTACCGGTAATTTTGAAAAAAACTATATTTTTGATTCGGTAAATAAATGGTTCGGAGATATTGAAAAACGAAATATTAAAAAACGTTCATTGCCTGTTGAGCCTGTCCAAACCAAAGCTCGTTTCTCTGAAGTTGAAAAAGATGTCCCTGTCAATGCTTTTTTTAAAACTTACCACATGTGTGAAAGAAGAAATAAAGAATATTTCGCAACAGATTTATTATCAGACATATTATCGAACGGAGATTCTTCCCGACTTTACCAAAAATTAGTAAAAGAGAAAAAAGTATTTTCAAATATTGATGCATATATTTCAGGAAATATTGAAAAAGGCTTATTTGTTTTTAACGGCAAACTTAATAATGGTGTTTCATTTGAAACTGCCGAAAACCAACTAAATATTGAAATAGAGAAAATTAAAAAAGAAAAAGTTTCGGAAAGAGAACTTCAAAAAATTAAAAATAAATTAGAATCAAAACTGATTTTCGGAGAAACAGATACTCTCCAAAAAACAATGAATTTAGCCTATTATGAACTAATCGGGAAAGCCGAAGATTATAATACTGAAATTAATAAATACCAAAATATAAACAAAAGCGATATTTCGGAAATTGCACAAAAAATTCTAATTCCCGAAAACAGCAATACAATTTATTATAAAGCAAAAAAACAGCAAAAAACTTAA
- a CDS encoding DUF6252 family protein, which translates to MRLLRFILYSFIVFSFGIIGCRKGEISPDNFFETKINNSEKVFKPESATILKGITIIAAHDSKVNSKKAIIITVNGDKVGKYKQTFDYKTGVSVSQCSLSYKIISKEEESSPTFFTSYEGKVEITGLDRKNKLISGEYNFKLYSVPDDNKPYVIKGKFINLSYR; encoded by the coding sequence ATGAGATTGTTAAGATTTATTTTATATAGCTTTATAGTGTTTTCATTCGGAATTATCGGTTGCCGGAAAGGCGAAATTAGTCCTGATAATTTCTTTGAAACAAAGATTAATAATTCAGAAAAAGTATTTAAACCTGAATCGGCAACTATTTTGAAAGGTATAACAATTATTGCTGCACATGATTCTAAAGTGAATTCAAAAAAAGCAATAATCATAACAGTTAACGGAGATAAAGTAGGAAAATATAAGCAAACATTTGATTATAAAACAGGTGTTTCAGTTTCTCAATGCAGCCTCAGTTATAAGATTATATCGAAAGAAGAAGAGTCTTCGCCTACATTTTTTACCTCATACGAAGGGAAGGTTGAAATTACCGGTCTTGACAGAAAAAATAAATTAATTTCGGGAGAATATAATTTTAAACTTTATTCTGTTCCTGACGATAACAAGCCTTATGTAATTAAAGGTAAATTTATTAATTTAAGTTATCGTTAA
- a CDS encoding dicarboxylate/amino acid:cation symporter: MKKTKFALHWQILIALIIAVLYGISFPNKYHIKLSAYEKISKEKDKFLFSDETLINIENLIGSAATDKTELIQNIEINNSIKLTDTQKQIILKYAKYNPSIKYISWMGIIFLKALKMIIIPLILMSIISGIANIGSAGNLGRLGLKTFLYYLMTSTAAIIVGLIFVNAIKPGIGIDKSYGSNIEIPEQTSHSLSDTLLNIIPENIFEAFVNNQMLSIIFFAILFGFFVTRINTKSRIFLTDFFNAGFEVMMKITMFIILFTPFGVFGLVAEAVADQSGQLMKFFSILGMYTITVLAALLFHALIILPILLKFIAKVSPWAHFKAMRAALLTAFSTSSSGATLSLTMESVEHKSGVSRKISGFTLPLGATINMDGTALYEAVAALFIAQAYGFDLGLTEQIIIVVTGLLVSIGAAGIPMAGLFMITIILTAVDLPLAGVALILPVDRILDMFRTSVNVWSDSCGAVIVAKSEGEKLKV; the protein is encoded by the coding sequence ATGAAGAAAACAAAATTTGCATTACACTGGCAAATATTAATTGCTTTAATAATTGCTGTTTTATACGGTATATCTTTCCCGAATAAATATCATATTAAACTTTCTGCATACGAAAAAATAAGCAAAGAAAAAGATAAATTTTTATTTTCTGATGAAACTTTAATTAACATTGAAAACCTTATAGGCTCTGCTGCAACCGACAAAACTGAATTAATACAGAATATAGAAATTAACAACAGCATTAAATTAACTGATACACAAAAACAAATAATTCTGAAATATGCAAAATATAATCCTTCGATAAAATACATAAGTTGGATGGGAATAATATTTTTAAAAGCTCTTAAAATGATTATTATTCCTCTTATTTTAATGTCAATAATATCAGGAATTGCAAATATCGGTTCTGCCGGAAACCTTGGTCGTTTAGGGCTAAAAACATTTTTATATTATTTAATGACAAGTACGGCTGCAATAATTGTAGGATTAATTTTTGTCAACGCAATTAAACCCGGAATAGGAATTGATAAAAGCTACGGCAGCAATATTGAAATTCCGGAGCAAACATCCCATTCTTTATCAGACACATTATTAAACATTATTCCGGAAAACATTTTTGAAGCCTTTGTCAACAATCAAATGCTTTCAATAATATTCTTTGCAATATTATTCGGCTTTTTTGTAACCCGAATTAATACAAAATCAAGAATATTTTTAACCGATTTTTTTAATGCCGGTTTTGAAGTAATGATGAAAATAACAATGTTCATTATCTTATTTACTCCTTTCGGTGTATTCGGACTTGTTGCAGAAGCCGTAGCAGATCAATCAGGGCAATTAATGAAATTTTTCAGCATATTGGGGATGTACACAATAACAGTATTAGCAGCATTATTATTTCATGCTTTAATAATTTTACCGATTCTTTTAAAATTTATTGCAAAAGTCAGTCCCTGGGCACATTTTAAAGCAATGAGAGCTGCTTTACTTACAGCATTTTCAACATCCTCGTCAGGAGCAACTTTATCTTTAACAATGGAATCTGTTGAACACAAATCAGGAGTTTCCAGAAAAATATCCGGGTTCACTCTGCCCTTGGGAGCAACAATTAATATGGACGGAACCGCTCTTTATGAAGCAGTTGCGGCATTATTTATTGCACAAGCATACGGCTTTGATTTAGGACTTACCGAACAAATAATAATTGTAGTTACAGGCTTATTAGTTTCAATAGGTGCTGCCGGAATTCCGATGGCAGGCTTGTTTATGATTACAATTATATTAACTGCCGTAGATTTACCATTGGCAGGCGTTGCTTTAATTCTGCCTGTTGACAGAATTTTAGATATGTTCAGAACATCAGTTAATGTATGGAGTGACAGTTGCGGTGCCGTAATAGTTGCAAAATCGGAAGGAGAAAAATTAAAAGTGTAA
- a CDS encoding ATP-binding cassette domain-containing protein: MNESILKALMKLFAIIANADSNVVSDEARRVVRTYLDVMLNKHHVDIYLNLFDKFVKQHHHAKKDDNRKVRKQTSLNSVKVLKICSEINEQLHQKEKIVVLIRLLEFVNENNIITEKELDFVKTVSDIFNIPENEFSNLFNLAINKIDSSENNPKLLIINNKEDDNVQKHINSKNLSGEIYILHIETTNTFVIKYIGTESLFLNSQNISPERLYIFDNGAVIKSSKINPLYYSDIAGRFIHSDDSAKVIFKAENIEFYYKNSKNGIQNFNFTEQSGRMIGIMGGSGVGKSTLLNVFNGSYPLHGGKITINGYDIHKDKEKLNGVIGFVPQDDLLIEELTVYQNLYYNAKLCFSNFSENQIKDAVDKVLNDLDLTATKDLTVGSPVNKFISGGQRKRLNIALELIREPSILIVDEPTSGLSSMDSDMVMNLLKEQALKGKLVLVNIHQPSSDIYKLFDSLLMMDKGGHPVYFGNPVDAITYFKQSANYVNPEESGCSECGNVNAEQPLQILEAKIVDEFGKFTKERKISPQEWYSKYKKEIETKQKDTAETGEKSKLPENYFKTPSRFKQFLIFTIRNIKAKLTNKQNLLITFLEAPVLAVILGYFTKYISGTDADPDAYIFAENVNIVAYLFMAVTVALFFGMTLSAEEIIKDRKILKREKFLHLSKFSYLNSKIFVLFVISAIQTLSFILVGNWILEIHGLTLTYWLILFSTAAFANILGLNISSAFDSVVTIYITIPFILVPQLLFSGVIVDFTKLHKNFTSYKEVPIIGDLMTSRWAYEALAVAQFKNNKYEKYYFEVDKEKSQNNYKLSYLIPEFEKYTNTCVNNIEASTSIEQTERYLKILTNEIKELNKTSEIKFENLNELTINNFNKNTQTELQKYYDKLKRKFNAKQYKLNLKSDSVSHSLIKKFKNKEDVYKLKIKNHNKQVAEILRNKGEFDAIKEEDSRMVQVIDPIFKMPVSKNGRAHFYSPVKKIGNKTIDTLWFNVIFIWFTSLIIYLMLIFNIFRKIIDLFGKK, encoded by the coding sequence ATGAACGAATCAATATTAAAAGCATTAATGAAATTATTTGCAATAATTGCAAATGCCGACAGCAATGTAGTTTCCGATGAAGCAAGAAGAGTTGTAAGAACTTACCTTGATGTAATGCTGAATAAACACCACGTTGATATTTATTTAAATTTATTTGATAAGTTTGTAAAACAGCACCATCATGCAAAAAAAGATGATAACAGAAAAGTCAGAAAACAAACATCTCTTAATTCTGTTAAAGTTCTTAAAATATGCAGTGAAATAAATGAACAACTTCACCAAAAAGAGAAAATTGTCGTTCTTATAAGACTTTTGGAATTTGTTAATGAAAATAATATTATTACTGAAAAAGAACTTGATTTTGTAAAAACAGTTTCCGATATTTTTAATATTCCGGAAAATGAATTCAGCAACTTATTTAATTTAGCTATAAATAAAATAGACTCTTCCGAAAACAACCCAAAACTTCTTATCATTAATAATAAAGAAGATGATAATGTACAAAAACATATTAATTCAAAAAACTTATCGGGAGAAATTTATATTTTACATATTGAAACTACTAACACATTTGTTATAAAATATATAGGAACAGAAAGTTTATTCTTAAACAGTCAAAATATTTCACCCGAACGTTTATATATTTTTGATAACGGAGCAGTAATTAAAAGTTCAAAAATAAACCCTTTATATTACAGTGATATTGCAGGAAGGTTTATTCATTCGGACGATAGTGCAAAAGTAATTTTCAAAGCAGAAAATATTGAATTTTATTACAAAAATTCTAAAAACGGAATACAAAATTTCAATTTTACCGAACAATCCGGCAGAATGATCGGAATTATGGGCGGAAGTGGTGTAGGGAAATCAACTTTGCTTAATGTTTTTAACGGAAGCTATCCGCTTCACGGAGGTAAAATTACAATTAACGGTTACGACATTCATAAAGACAAGGAAAAACTAAACGGTGTAATTGGTTTTGTTCCGCAAGATGACTTACTGATTGAAGAATTAACTGTTTACCAAAACCTTTATTACAATGCTAAGTTATGCTTCAGCAACTTCTCCGAGAATCAAATAAAAGATGCTGTTGATAAGGTATTAAATGATTTAGATTTAACAGCCACAAAAGATTTAACTGTCGGCAGTCCTGTTAATAAATTTATCAGCGGCGGGCAAAGAAAAAGATTAAATATTGCACTTGAATTAATAAGGGAGCCGTCAATTCTTATAGTTGATGAGCCTACTTCCGGGCTATCTTCAATGGATTCCGATATGGTTATGAATTTGCTTAAAGAACAAGCCTTGAAAGGTAAATTGGTGCTTGTAAATATTCACCAACCTTCATCGGATATATATAAACTATTCGACAGTTTATTGATGATGGATAAAGGCGGACATCCGGTTTACTTCGGAAACCCTGTTGATGCAATAACTTATTTTAAACAATCAGCTAATTATGTAAATCCGGAAGAAAGCGGTTGTTCCGAATGCGGAAACGTTAACGCCGAGCAACCACTACAAATACTTGAAGCTAAAATAGTTGATGAATTCGGAAAGTTTACCAAAGAAAGAAAAATAAGCCCGCAAGAATGGTATTCTAAATATAAAAAAGAAATTGAAACCAAGCAAAAAGATACAGCAGAAACCGGAGAAAAATCAAAACTCCCTGAAAATTATTTTAAAACACCTTCAAGATTTAAGCAATTTTTAATTTTTACAATAAGAAATATTAAGGCAAAATTAACAAATAAGCAAAATTTATTGATTACTTTCTTAGAAGCTCCTGTTTTAGCAGTAATACTCGGATATTTTACAAAATACATAAGCGGAACCGATGCTGACCCGGATGCATATATCTTTGCCGAAAATGTTAATATTGTAGCTTATTTATTTATGGCTGTAACGGTTGCATTATTTTTCGGTATGACGTTAAGTGCCGAAGAGATTATTAAAGACAGAAAAATATTAAAAAGAGAAAAATTTCTTCATTTAAGCAAATTCAGTTATTTAAATTCTAAAATCTTTGTTCTTTTTGTTATTTCTGCAATTCAAACATTATCGTTTATCCTTGTCGGAAATTGGATTTTAGAAATACACGGACTTACTCTAACTTATTGGTTAATACTTTTTTCAACTGCCGCATTTGCAAATATTCTCGGTTTAAATATTTCCTCTGCATTTGATTCTGTCGTAACAATATACATAACAATACCGTTTATTTTAGTTCCTCAACTTTTATTCAGCGGCGTTATAGTTGACTTTACAAAATTACACAAGAACTTCACATCATATAAAGAAGTTCCTATAATCGGAGATTTAATGACATCACGCTGGGCTTATGAGGCTCTTGCAGTTGCTCAATTTAAAAATAATAAATACGAAAAATATTATTTTGAAGTTGATAAAGAAAAAAGTCAAAATAATTATAAACTTTCATACTTAATTCCCGAATTTGAAAAATATACAAATACCTGTGTTAATAATATTGAAGCAAGTACAAGTATTGAGCAAACCGAAAGGTATTTAAAAATTCTGACAAATGAGATTAAAGAACTTAATAAAACGTCGGAAATAAAATTTGAGAATTTAAATGAATTAACAATAAATAATTTTAATAAAAATACACAAACAGAATTGCAAAAATATTACGATAAATTAAAAAGAAAATTTAACGCAAAACAATACAAACTTAATCTAAAATCAGACTCTGTTTCTCATTCTTTAATAAAGAAGTTCAAAAACAAAGAAGATGTTTACAAATTAAAAATTAAAAATCACAATAAACAAGTTGCAGAAATACTAAGAAATAAAGGCGAATTTGATGCCATAAAAGAAGAAGACAGTCGAATGGTACAAGTTATCGATCCTATCTTCAAAATGCCTGTTTCAAAAAACGGAAGAGCCCACTTTTATTCTCCTGTTAAAAAAATAGGAAATAAAACCATTGATACACTTTGGTTTAATGTTATTTTTATTTGGTTCACATCTTTAATTATTTATTTAATGCTAATTTTTAACATATTCAGAAAAATAATTGATTTATTCGGTAAGAAATAA
- a CDS encoding CZB domain-containing protein → MIKYNKSEIINKLICAKTAHERWMTYAEAIYNGINFGEEHTPLLHTECEFGKWCADNGQLLYFVEAPKTLLEDHKSLHRVYMEIYKLMHDNSSSNFFNKARVEKKKKESLEKNFKVLNSISGNMIKAIDSIIDKINSMSKDEIMALG, encoded by the coding sequence ATGATAAAGTATAATAAAAGTGAAATAATTAATAAGCTGATTTGTGCGAAAACAGCTCATGAAAGATGGATGACTTATGCAGAAGCAATTTATAACGGTATTAATTTTGGAGAAGAGCATACACCATTATTACATACAGAGTGTGAATTCGGAAAATGGTGTGCCGACAACGGGCAACTTTTATATTTTGTTGAAGCACCTAAAACATTATTAGAAGATCATAAATCTCTTCACAGAGTATATATGGAAATATACAAATTGATGCATGACAACAGCAGTTCAAACTTTTTCAATAAAGCAAGAGTTGAAAAAAAGAAAAAAGAATCCTTAGAAAAAAACTTTAAAGTATTAAATTCAATATCCGGAAATATGATAAAAGCAATTGATTCAATAATAGACAAGATTAACTCAATGTCTAAAGATGAGATTATGGCATTAGGGTAA
- the gmk gene encoding guanylate kinase codes for MTGKLVVFSAPSGSGKTTIVRRILSENVFNFEFSVSATSREKRDKEIQGKDYYFLSVDEFKDKIANSEFVEWEEVYKNQFYGTLKSEVERIRNKGSNVIFDVDVVGGINIKKQYEEECLTVFIMPPSIKELEKRLRNRETETEESLKKRLAKAEHEMTFLKYFDVVVVNDVLEVAVEEVKTHLSVFIEK; via the coding sequence ATGACCGGAAAATTAGTCGTTTTTTCAGCACCTTCGGGTTCGGGAAAAACTACGATTGTAAGAAGAATTTTATCTGAAAATGTATTTAATTTTGAATTTTCTGTTTCTGCAACCAGCAGAGAAAAGAGAGATAAGGAAATTCAGGGAAAAGATTATTATTTTTTATCAGTTGATGAATTTAAAGATAAAATAGCAAATAGTGAGTTTGTTGAATGGGAGGAAGTATATAAAAATCAATTTTACGGAACATTAAAATCGGAAGTTGAAAGAATCCGGAATAAAGGGAGTAATGTTATTTTTGATGTTGATGTTGTCGGCGGAATTAATATAAAAAAACAGTATGAAGAAGAATGTTTGACTGTTTTTATTATGCCGCCCTCAATAAAAGAACTTGAAAAAAGGTTAAGAAACAGAGAAACCGAAACGGAAGAAAGTCTTAAAAAGAGGCTTGCAAAAGCTGAACATGAAATGACTTTTTTAAAATATTTTGACGTGGTTGTTGTTAATGATGTTCTTGAAGTTGCTGTTGAGGAAGTAAAAACACATTTAAGTGTTTTTATTGAAAAATAA